CACTACCGAGCCATCTGCGAATCGGTGGACCGCCCGGTGATCGTCTACAACGTCCCGGGGAGGACCGGGCAGAACGTCGGCGCCGACCTCGTCCTGGAGCTGGCGGAGATTCCCGGCATCGCCGGGGTCAAGGAGGCCTCGGGGAGCCTGGAGCAGATCGCGTCCATTCTCGATCGCCGGCGGTCGGGGTTCGCGGTGCTCTCCGGCGACGACGCCCTGGCGCTTCCGGCGCTGGCCCTGGGCGCCGACGGCCTGATCTCGGTGGTTTCGAACGAGGCGCCCACCGAGACCGCGGCGATGGTTCGCGCCGCGCTGGCGGGAGATTTCGAAAGCGCGCGCGCGATGCACTTCCGGCTCCTCGGGCTCATGCGTGCGAACTTCGTCGAGACGAGCCCGGTCCCGGTCAAAACGGCGATGGCCTTGCTCGGACGGTGCGAGGCCACGATCCGGCCTCCCCTGGGCCCGGCGGAGCCTTCCACGAGACAGGCGATGCGTGCCGCGCTGGAGAAGGCGGGGATCCTGGGGGCGGATCGGTGAGCCCGGACGACCTCCAGGCGGCGGTGGAGCTGCTCGCCGCGCTTCCCGCTCCGCCGCCTGAGGAGGTTCGGCCCGTGGTCGAGGCGCTCCTCACGGCCCTTGAATCGGGACGAGTCCGGGCCGCGGTGCCTGACGGCGGGAGCTGGCGGGTGAACGCGTGGGTCCGTCGCGGGATCGTGCTCGCCTTCCGCTCGGGAGTCAATGCCGATGCAGCGGTGGGGCCGGTCTTCCGCTTCAGGGACAGGGATTGGCTGCTGCCGGACGGATCCCCACCGCCCCACGGCGTGAGAATCGTTCCGGGGGGCACCGTCGTTCGAAGGGGGGCGCACCTGGAGCCAGGGGTCGTCGTGATGCCTCCCGCGTACGTGAACGTCGGAGCGTGGGTCGGGGAGCGATCCATGATCGACAGCCACGCCCTGGTGGGCTCGTGCGCGCAGGTCGGGAGGGACGTGCACCTGTCCGCGGCCTCGCAGATCGGGGGCGTGCTCGAGCCGGTGGGCGCCCTCCCCGTCATCGTGGAGGATGGCGTCTTCGTCGGAGGAGGCTGCGGGATCTACGAAGGGACACGCGTTCGCGCGCGCGCGGTTCTCGCAGCGGGCGTCATCCTCGCGAGATCGGTTCCGCTGTTCGACCTGGTCCACGGGAGGGTCCTGAGGGCGGGCTCCGCGGGGCCGCTGGACGTGCCCGAGGGCGCCGTGGTGGTCCCCGGGGCGCGTCCGGCCGCGGGGGAGTACGCAGCCCGCCTCGGGATTCACCTCCAGGCGCCCGTCATCGCGAAGTACCGGGACGACGCGACGGACGCCGCTTCCGCCCTCGAGGAGGCCTTGCGATGACGATGCGCGCCGCGCGCCGCATGGACGGCATCGATCGCACTCTCATCCGCCAGATCTTCGACGGCGCGCCGCCGGGGGCGATCAACCTCGGTCTCGGTCAGCCGGACCTTCCCACCCCTCCGCGGATCTCGCTGGCCGGTGCCGGGGGCATCGCGGCGGGGCGGACCGCGTACACGTCGACGGCGGGCGACCCGGCCCTCCGCGCCGCCATCGCGCGCCGGTACGAGCCGTTCGCGTCCGGCGCGGAGAACGTGGTGGTCACGGTCGGCTCGCAAGAGGCGGTCTTCGCCGTCCTGCTGACCCTGTGCGACCCCGGCGACGAAGTGCTCTATCCGGACCCGGGGTATCCGGCCTACGAGGTGGCTGCGCGCCTCGTCGGTGCGACCCCGATCGCTTACCCGCTGCGGGCGGTTCGGGGCTTCAGGCTCGATCCCGCCGACATCGAGTCCAGGATGGGGGAGCGGTCCCGCCTCGTGATCGTCTGCTCCCCGTCGAACCCCACCGGCGCGGTGGAGCGGGAGGAGGACCTGAGGCGGCTGGCGGAGCTGCTGGAGCGGAAGGGGGTCGCCTGGCTGTCCGACGAGATTTACGCGGGGTTCGCCTACGACGGGCCGGTGCCATCGCTCTCCGCGTTCTCTCGCGACGGAGGCCTCGTCGTGTCGGGGCTGTCGAAGGACCTGAGCATGACCGGGTGGCGCATCGGGTGGGCCGTCGGCCCCGCACCGATCCTCGCGCGGATCATCGCCACCCATCAGTACCTCGTCACCTGCACCTCCAGCGTCTCGCAGTGCGCCGCGCTCGCCGCGTTCTCGCCGCAGGCCGAGGCGGAGCGAGCGGCTTACCTCGAGATTTTCCGTGGCCGCAGGACGCTCATGGCGGAGGAGCTCGCGCGGATACCCGGAATCCGGTTTGAGCTGCCGCGGGGGGCGTTCTACTTCTTCGTCGATGTGTCGGCGTACGGTCAGGCCGTGGAGGTCTGCCGGCGTATTCTCGACCGCCGCAAGGTCATCACGATCCCCGGAGAGGCGTTCGGTCGCGAAGCCTCGGGGTACCTGCGTCTCTCGTTCGCCGCCACGAACGACGACATCGTGCGAGGTGTGCGCGCCATCGGGGAGGAGCTGCGCGAGAGTTGACGCCGGCTCAGCGGGGGGCGGGGCTCGCGGAATCCGCCGCCCGCGTCGCCTCCAGGATCTTCTCGAGCCGCGCGGCGGCCGCGTCGACGGCCTTGGCCGTCGGCGGGTCGTCGGCGGCGTGCGCGGCGGTGTACTCGTACAGCGACGACAGATCGTCCACGGTGACGACCGGCAGGAGCGAACGAATCGCGGCGAGCCGGATTTCCTTGTTGCCCGATCGAGTCGCGGTCTTGAGCACCGCGCGCCCTGGCTCGCCGACGCGCGCCAACGCCACCGCGGCCTTCTCGCGCACGCCCGGCTTCCCTTCGTTGAGGACGCGCTCGAGGAAGAAGCGGCCTCGGGGGTCGCCCAGGCGACCGAGAGCATCGACCGCGGTGGGCAGGATCTCCGGGTCCTCCATGGCCGCGTCGATGATGGAGAGGACCGGTCCCTCCTGATTGAACCGAGCGACCTCGGGAATCGCGATACGCCTCGACTCGCGTGTCCCGAACCAGATCGCGTCGTCGAGAGCCGGCAGGTACTCCGGCGGGAGCCCTCCGGTCAGCTGCCGGAATTCGGCGAGGAGCGTCTTGACCACGTCGGCCTTGTCGGACGG
This sequence is a window from Terriglobia bacterium. Protein-coding genes within it:
- a CDS encoding HEAT repeat domain-containing protein encodes the protein MSKPLILAIATSAVLLLAAAPHGAKDAADADRVVAEAMAEAHAIEAQAEALTALAWPAGGGDPTVRAMAKEKLILFGQPGMAALWKSLITVKPSDKADVVKTLLAEFRQLTGGLPPEYLPALDDAIWFGTRESRRIAIPEVARFNQEGPVLSIIDAAMEDPEILPTAVDALGRLGDPRGRFFLERVLNEGKPGVREKAAVALARVGEPGRAVLKTATRSGNKEIRLAAIRSLLPVVTVDDLSSLYEYTAAHAADDPPTAKAVDAAAARLEKILEATRAADSASPAPR
- a CDS encoding 2,3,4,5-tetrahydropyridine-2,6-dicarboxylate N-succinyltransferase; protein product: MSPDDLQAAVELLAALPAPPPEEVRPVVEALLTALESGRVRAAVPDGGSWRVNAWVRRGIVLAFRSGVNADAAVGPVFRFRDRDWLLPDGSPPPHGVRIVPGGTVVRRGAHLEPGVVVMPPAYVNVGAWVGERSMIDSHALVGSCAQVGRDVHLSAASQIGGVLEPVGALPVIVEDGVFVGGGCGIYEGTRVRARAVLAAGVILARSVPLFDLVHGRVLRAGSAGPLDVPEGAVVVPGARPAAGEYAARLGIHLQAPVIAKYRDDATDAASALEEALR
- a CDS encoding pyridoxal phosphate-dependent aminotransferase, with the protein product MTMRAARRMDGIDRTLIRQIFDGAPPGAINLGLGQPDLPTPPRISLAGAGGIAAGRTAYTSTAGDPALRAAIARRYEPFASGAENVVVTVGSQEAVFAVLLTLCDPGDEVLYPDPGYPAYEVAARLVGATPIAYPLRAVRGFRLDPADIESRMGERSRLVIVCSPSNPTGAVEREEDLRRLAELLERKGVAWLSDEIYAGFAYDGPVPSLSAFSRDGGLVVSGLSKDLSMTGWRIGWAVGPAPILARIIATHQYLVTCTSSVSQCAALAAFSPQAEAERAAYLEIFRGRRTLMAEELARIPGIRFELPRGAFYFFVDVSAYGQAVEVCRRILDRRKVITIPGEAFGREASGYLRLSFAATNDDIVRGVRAIGEELRES
- a CDS encoding dihydrodipicolinate synthase family protein, translating into HYRAICESVDRPVIVYNVPGRTGQNVGADLVLELAEIPGIAGVKEASGSLEQIASILDRRRSGFAVLSGDDALALPALALGADGLISVVSNEAPTETAAMVRAALAGDFESARAMHFRLLGLMRANFVETSPVPVKTAMALLGRCEATIRPPLGPAEPSTRQAMRAALEKAGILGADR